In one Siniperca chuatsi isolate FFG_IHB_CAS linkage group LG14, ASM2008510v1, whole genome shotgun sequence genomic region, the following are encoded:
- the LOC122888338 gene encoding HMG box transcription factor BBX isoform X4, with protein sequence MKGGGRGKEPPVAGEVTGKRPKRKCLQWHPLLSKKALDFSEEEEEEDEEELEKQPVLCGQDQGSQMQCGSTTEEVEEDSNEQRARRPMNAFLLFCKRHRSLVRQEHPRLDNRGATKILADWWAVLEPTEKQKYTDMAKEYKDAFMKANPGYKWCPTTSKPVKSPPCQPVSNPRKKVWSFSSNSSKDSTTAKKVPKTDSVPQLNFAMADPTKMGGLSMLLLAGEHALTNREIPSSTKPSLPDTASEGNSFPGDEEEMLSGTIPNRVPDITESRVKSALSPLAESSLSAAPEGKPCRQSALFQLAEMCLASEAGKMDTVVSQPEDSSSTASLQQTTVKSEIEEEKADTDDCRTFSRASALLSSVTSTSTDAIPPQLSSQNARVKNKSKKKEVTKSNDNDEIICSAKKIVKKCNHAESNVDSVFSTIEAVAKGTWKDTEEKPKKKIQSSPSGGNSGVPKKKSKPKVKTFVKDKEEEMEDDSGQYAQYSSSEVEMKEETTEVSPKTEAEEANIGSTDLQGSMAQPHHSPCSPSPAKLKEEDKGKERSSEGACESNTQNRGSRKSERSCKGALYKTLVSEGMLTSLRANIDRGKRGAFRASDHDANWSDDSWTVSQMGTNNPKKLKKSKSKDESSQGLGKLEEEFERKFNSLPQYSPMTFDKKGTAVAKKKKTDSSTVQEELSKAGKVVQSDSTMLDSASKAKSCAPVAIMCPDVQGTTSMEMLVGSQKRKARKTKITHLVRTADGSVSPAEEDKTRDLNQEQDKKPLPQQNLCNEKGCYSNPREEEAEKSTVPQELPAFFSLAALAEVAAMENVHRGQRVLAESQKKELTQTPVLISCADQ encoded by the exons ATGAAGGGCGGAGGAAGGGGTAAGGAGCCACCTGTTGCAGGGGAGGTCACTGGCAAGCGCCCCAAACGCAAATGTCTGCAGTGGCACCCACTTCTCTCCAAGAAGGCTCTGGATTTctctgaggaggaagaagaagaggatgaagaggagctggagaag CAGCCAGTGCTGTGTGGCCAGGACCAGGGGTCACAGATGCAGTGTGGAAGCACAacagaggaagtggaggaggactCGAATGAACAGCGGGCACGGCGGCCAATGAACgccttcctcctcttctgcaAACGGCACCGTTCCCTGGTGCGGCAGGAACACCCTCGCCTGGACAACCGTGGGGCGACAAAGATCCTGGCTGACTGGTGGGCTGTGCTAGAGCccacagagaagcagaaatacACTGACATGGCCAAGGAG TACAAGGATGCCTTTATGAAGGCAAACCCGGGCTACAAGTGGTGTCCCACCACCAGCAAACCAGTTAAGAGCCCTCCCTGTCAGCCAGTCAGCAACCCCCGCAAAAAAGTTTGGTCCTTCTCTTCCAACTCATCCAAGGACTCCACCACTGCCAAAAAAGTGCCCAAAACTGACAGCGTGCCACAGTTAAACTTTGCCATGGCAG ATCCTACAAAGATGGGAGGCCttagcatgctgctgttagctggggAACATGCCCTCACAAACAGAGAG ATCCCTTCCAGCACTAAACCTAGTTTACCTGACACAGCTAGCGAAGGGAACTCCTTTCCAGGGGATGAGGAAGAG ATGTTGTCTGGGACAATACCGAACAGAGTGCCTGACATTACTGAAAGCAGGGTCAAGTCTGCCCTTTCCCCACTGGCAGAG TCATCTCTTTCTGCGGCACCTGAAGGAAAACCATGCAGACAGTCCGCTCTCTTCCAGCTTGCTGAG ATGTGCTTAGCATCTGAAGCTGGAAAGATGGACACAGTCGTATCTCAGCCTGAGGACAGCTCCTCTACAGCCTCTCTCCAGCAAACTACAGTCAAGTCAGAAATCGAGGAGGAGAAAGCAGACACCGATGACTGTCGTACCTTCTCTCGCGCATCTGCCCTGCTCTCCTCTGTCACTTCTACCTCCACTGATGCCATTCCCCCACAACTCAGCAGCCAAAATGCACGTGTCAAAAACAAGAGCAAGAAAAAAGAGGTGACCAAGTCAAATGATAACGATGAGATCATTTGCTCAGCAAAGAAGATCGTCAAGAAGTGTAACCATGCAGAATCAAACGTGGACAGTGTGTTCAGTACAATTGAGGCAGTGGCCAAAGGGACCTGGAAAGACACAGAGGAGAAGCCCAAGAAGAAGATCCAGAGCAGTCCTAGTGGTGGAAACTCTGGTGTGCCCAAAAAGAAGAGCAAGCCCAAAGTCAAGACCTTTGTCaaagacaaagaggaggagatggaggatgACAGTGGGCAGTATGCGCAGTACAGTTCCTCTGAGGTGGAGATGAAGGAAGAGACGACTGAAGTTAGTCCCAagacagaagcagaagaagcaaATATAGGAAGCACGGACCTTCAGGGCAGCATGGCACAACCCCATCACTCCCCCTGCAGCCCCTCACCTGCTAAACTCAAAGAGGAGGACAAGGGGAAGGAGAGGTCGAGTGAAGGGGCCTGTGAGTCCAACACACAGAACCGTGGCTCCAGGAAATCAGAGCGGAGCTGTAAAGGCGCATTGTATAAAACCCTCGTTTCTGAGGGAATGCTGACTTCACTGAGAGCCAATATTGACAGAG GTAAAAGAGGTGCTTTCCGTGCTTCTGATCATGATGCAAACTGGAGTGATGACAGCTGGACAGTTTCTCAGATGGGAACTAATAACCCCAAGAAACTGAAAAAGTCCAAGTCCAAAGATGAATCTTCACAGGG CCTCGGGAAACTGGAGGAGGAGTTTGAAAGGAAGTTTAACAGCCTGCCACAGTATAGCCCAATGACATTTGATAAGAAGGGGACTGCTGTcgcaaagaagaagaagaccgACAGCTCCACTGTCCAAGAGGAACTCTCAAAAGCCGGAAAAG TGGTACAGAGTGATTCCACCATGCTGGATTCAGCTTCTAAAGCCAAATCATGTGCCCCCGTTGCCATAATGTGCCCAGATGTCCAGGGCACCACTAGCATGGAGATGCTAGTTGGTAGCCAGAAGAGAAAGGCTAGGAAGACCAAGATCACACACTTGGTGCGCACTGCTGATGGCAGTGTGTCTCCAGCCGAGG aggACAAAACTAGGGACCTGAACCAGGAACAGGATAAGAAGCCATTACCCCAACAGAATTTATGCAATGAAAAAGGGTGCTACAGTAATCCCAgagaagaggaggcagagaagagCACCGTACCGCAAGAGCTACCTGCTTTCTTCAGCTTGGCAGCCCTCGCTGAGGTAGCAGCCATGGAAAACGTTCACAG AGGCCAGAGAGTCTTGGCTGAGAGTCAGAAGAAAGAGCTTACCCAGACTCCAGTCCTCATCTCCTGCGCTGATCAGTGA
- the LOC122888338 gene encoding HMG box transcription factor BBX isoform X2: MKGGGRGKEPPVAGEVTGKRPKRKCLQWHPLLSKKALDFSEEEEEEDEEELEKPVLCGQDQGSQMQCGSTTEEVEEDSNEQRARRPMNAFLLFCKRHRSLVRQEHPRLDNRGATKILADWWAVLEPTEKQKYTDMAKEYKDAFMKANPGYKWCPTTSKPVKSPPCQPVSNPRKKVWSFSSNSSKDSTTAKKVPKTDSVPQLNFAMADPTKMGGLSMLLLAGEHALTNREIPSSTKPSLPDTASEGNSFPGDEEEMLSGTIPNRVPDITESRVKSALSPLAESSLSAAPEGKPCRQSALFQLAEMCLASEAGKMDTVVSQPEDSSSTASLQQTTVKSEIEEEKADTDDCRTFSRASALLSSVTSTSTDAIPPQLSSQNARVKNKSKKKEVTKSNDNDEIICSAKKIVKKCNHAESNVDSVFSTIEAVAKGTWKDTEEKPKKKIQSSPSGGNSGVPKKKSKPKVKTFVKDKEEEMEDDSGQYAQYSSSEVEMKEETTEVSPKTEAEEANIGSTDLQGSMAQPHHSPCSPSPAKLKEEDKGKERSSEGACESNTQNRGSRKSERSCKGALYKTLVSEGMLTSLRANIDRGKRGAFRASDHDANWSDDSWTVSQMGTNNPKKLKKSKSKDESSQGLGKLEEEFERKFNSLPQYSPMTFDKKGTAVAKKKKTDSSTVQEELSKAGKGPSPSQKKTSFHKIVRKHKHKKDKPGAVDKVVQSDSTMLDSASKAKSCAPVAIMCPDVQGTTSMEMLVGSQKRKARKTKITHLVRTADGSVSPAEEDKTRDLNQEQDKKPLPQQNLCNEKGCYSNPREEEAEKSTVPQELPAFFSLAALAEVAAMENVHRGQRVLAESQKKELTQTPVLISCADQ; encoded by the exons ATGAAGGGCGGAGGAAGGGGTAAGGAGCCACCTGTTGCAGGGGAGGTCACTGGCAAGCGCCCCAAACGCAAATGTCTGCAGTGGCACCCACTTCTCTCCAAGAAGGCTCTGGATTTctctgaggaggaagaagaagaggatgaagaggagctggagaag CCAGTGCTGTGTGGCCAGGACCAGGGGTCACAGATGCAGTGTGGAAGCACAacagaggaagtggaggaggactCGAATGAACAGCGGGCACGGCGGCCAATGAACgccttcctcctcttctgcaAACGGCACCGTTCCCTGGTGCGGCAGGAACACCCTCGCCTGGACAACCGTGGGGCGACAAAGATCCTGGCTGACTGGTGGGCTGTGCTAGAGCccacagagaagcagaaatacACTGACATGGCCAAGGAG TACAAGGATGCCTTTATGAAGGCAAACCCGGGCTACAAGTGGTGTCCCACCACCAGCAAACCAGTTAAGAGCCCTCCCTGTCAGCCAGTCAGCAACCCCCGCAAAAAAGTTTGGTCCTTCTCTTCCAACTCATCCAAGGACTCCACCACTGCCAAAAAAGTGCCCAAAACTGACAGCGTGCCACAGTTAAACTTTGCCATGGCAG ATCCTACAAAGATGGGAGGCCttagcatgctgctgttagctggggAACATGCCCTCACAAACAGAGAG ATCCCTTCCAGCACTAAACCTAGTTTACCTGACACAGCTAGCGAAGGGAACTCCTTTCCAGGGGATGAGGAAGAG ATGTTGTCTGGGACAATACCGAACAGAGTGCCTGACATTACTGAAAGCAGGGTCAAGTCTGCCCTTTCCCCACTGGCAGAG TCATCTCTTTCTGCGGCACCTGAAGGAAAACCATGCAGACAGTCCGCTCTCTTCCAGCTTGCTGAG ATGTGCTTAGCATCTGAAGCTGGAAAGATGGACACAGTCGTATCTCAGCCTGAGGACAGCTCCTCTACAGCCTCTCTCCAGCAAACTACAGTCAAGTCAGAAATCGAGGAGGAGAAAGCAGACACCGATGACTGTCGTACCTTCTCTCGCGCATCTGCCCTGCTCTCCTCTGTCACTTCTACCTCCACTGATGCCATTCCCCCACAACTCAGCAGCCAAAATGCACGTGTCAAAAACAAGAGCAAGAAAAAAGAGGTGACCAAGTCAAATGATAACGATGAGATCATTTGCTCAGCAAAGAAGATCGTCAAGAAGTGTAACCATGCAGAATCAAACGTGGACAGTGTGTTCAGTACAATTGAGGCAGTGGCCAAAGGGACCTGGAAAGACACAGAGGAGAAGCCCAAGAAGAAGATCCAGAGCAGTCCTAGTGGTGGAAACTCTGGTGTGCCCAAAAAGAAGAGCAAGCCCAAAGTCAAGACCTTTGTCaaagacaaagaggaggagatggaggatgACAGTGGGCAGTATGCGCAGTACAGTTCCTCTGAGGTGGAGATGAAGGAAGAGACGACTGAAGTTAGTCCCAagacagaagcagaagaagcaaATATAGGAAGCACGGACCTTCAGGGCAGCATGGCACAACCCCATCACTCCCCCTGCAGCCCCTCACCTGCTAAACTCAAAGAGGAGGACAAGGGGAAGGAGAGGTCGAGTGAAGGGGCCTGTGAGTCCAACACACAGAACCGTGGCTCCAGGAAATCAGAGCGGAGCTGTAAAGGCGCATTGTATAAAACCCTCGTTTCTGAGGGAATGCTGACTTCACTGAGAGCCAATATTGACAGAG GTAAAAGAGGTGCTTTCCGTGCTTCTGATCATGATGCAAACTGGAGTGATGACAGCTGGACAGTTTCTCAGATGGGAACTAATAACCCCAAGAAACTGAAAAAGTCCAAGTCCAAAGATGAATCTTCACAGGG CCTCGGGAAACTGGAGGAGGAGTTTGAAAGGAAGTTTAACAGCCTGCCACAGTATAGCCCAATGACATTTGATAAGAAGGGGACTGCTGTcgcaaagaagaagaagaccgACAGCTCCACTGTCCAAGAGGAACTCTCAAAAGCCGGAAAAG GGCCATCTCCATCTCAGAAAAAGACTTCATTCCACAAGATTGTTAGGAAGCATAAACACAAAAAGGACAAACCAGGTGCAGTGGACAAAG TGGTACAGAGTGATTCCACCATGCTGGATTCAGCTTCTAAAGCCAAATCATGTGCCCCCGTTGCCATAATGTGCCCAGATGTCCAGGGCACCACTAGCATGGAGATGCTAGTTGGTAGCCAGAAGAGAAAGGCTAGGAAGACCAAGATCACACACTTGGTGCGCACTGCTGATGGCAGTGTGTCTCCAGCCGAGG aggACAAAACTAGGGACCTGAACCAGGAACAGGATAAGAAGCCATTACCCCAACAGAATTTATGCAATGAAAAAGGGTGCTACAGTAATCCCAgagaagaggaggcagagaagagCACCGTACCGCAAGAGCTACCTGCTTTCTTCAGCTTGGCAGCCCTCGCTGAGGTAGCAGCCATGGAAAACGTTCACAG AGGCCAGAGAGTCTTGGCTGAGAGTCAGAAGAAAGAGCTTACCCAGACTCCAGTCCTCATCTCCTGCGCTGATCAGTGA
- the LOC122888338 gene encoding HMG box transcription factor BBX isoform X1 has product MKGGGRGKEPPVAGEVTGKRPKRKCLQWHPLLSKKALDFSEEEEEEDEEELEKQPVLCGQDQGSQMQCGSTTEEVEEDSNEQRARRPMNAFLLFCKRHRSLVRQEHPRLDNRGATKILADWWAVLEPTEKQKYTDMAKEYKDAFMKANPGYKWCPTTSKPVKSPPCQPVSNPRKKVWSFSSNSSKDSTTAKKVPKTDSVPQLNFAMADPTKMGGLSMLLLAGEHALTNREIPSSTKPSLPDTASEGNSFPGDEEEMLSGTIPNRVPDITESRVKSALSPLAESSLSAAPEGKPCRQSALFQLAEMCLASEAGKMDTVVSQPEDSSSTASLQQTTVKSEIEEEKADTDDCRTFSRASALLSSVTSTSTDAIPPQLSSQNARVKNKSKKKEVTKSNDNDEIICSAKKIVKKCNHAESNVDSVFSTIEAVAKGTWKDTEEKPKKKIQSSPSGGNSGVPKKKSKPKVKTFVKDKEEEMEDDSGQYAQYSSSEVEMKEETTEVSPKTEAEEANIGSTDLQGSMAQPHHSPCSPSPAKLKEEDKGKERSSEGACESNTQNRGSRKSERSCKGALYKTLVSEGMLTSLRANIDRGKRGAFRASDHDANWSDDSWTVSQMGTNNPKKLKKSKSKDESSQGLGKLEEEFERKFNSLPQYSPMTFDKKGTAVAKKKKTDSSTVQEELSKAGKGPSPSQKKTSFHKIVRKHKHKKDKPGAVDKVVQSDSTMLDSASKAKSCAPVAIMCPDVQGTTSMEMLVGSQKRKARKTKITHLVRTADGSVSPAEEDKTRDLNQEQDKKPLPQQNLCNEKGCYSNPREEEAEKSTVPQELPAFFSLAALAEVAAMENVHRGQRVLAESQKKELTQTPVLISCADQ; this is encoded by the exons ATGAAGGGCGGAGGAAGGGGTAAGGAGCCACCTGTTGCAGGGGAGGTCACTGGCAAGCGCCCCAAACGCAAATGTCTGCAGTGGCACCCACTTCTCTCCAAGAAGGCTCTGGATTTctctgaggaggaagaagaagaggatgaagaggagctggagaag CAGCCAGTGCTGTGTGGCCAGGACCAGGGGTCACAGATGCAGTGTGGAAGCACAacagaggaagtggaggaggactCGAATGAACAGCGGGCACGGCGGCCAATGAACgccttcctcctcttctgcaAACGGCACCGTTCCCTGGTGCGGCAGGAACACCCTCGCCTGGACAACCGTGGGGCGACAAAGATCCTGGCTGACTGGTGGGCTGTGCTAGAGCccacagagaagcagaaatacACTGACATGGCCAAGGAG TACAAGGATGCCTTTATGAAGGCAAACCCGGGCTACAAGTGGTGTCCCACCACCAGCAAACCAGTTAAGAGCCCTCCCTGTCAGCCAGTCAGCAACCCCCGCAAAAAAGTTTGGTCCTTCTCTTCCAACTCATCCAAGGACTCCACCACTGCCAAAAAAGTGCCCAAAACTGACAGCGTGCCACAGTTAAACTTTGCCATGGCAG ATCCTACAAAGATGGGAGGCCttagcatgctgctgttagctggggAACATGCCCTCACAAACAGAGAG ATCCCTTCCAGCACTAAACCTAGTTTACCTGACACAGCTAGCGAAGGGAACTCCTTTCCAGGGGATGAGGAAGAG ATGTTGTCTGGGACAATACCGAACAGAGTGCCTGACATTACTGAAAGCAGGGTCAAGTCTGCCCTTTCCCCACTGGCAGAG TCATCTCTTTCTGCGGCACCTGAAGGAAAACCATGCAGACAGTCCGCTCTCTTCCAGCTTGCTGAG ATGTGCTTAGCATCTGAAGCTGGAAAGATGGACACAGTCGTATCTCAGCCTGAGGACAGCTCCTCTACAGCCTCTCTCCAGCAAACTACAGTCAAGTCAGAAATCGAGGAGGAGAAAGCAGACACCGATGACTGTCGTACCTTCTCTCGCGCATCTGCCCTGCTCTCCTCTGTCACTTCTACCTCCACTGATGCCATTCCCCCACAACTCAGCAGCCAAAATGCACGTGTCAAAAACAAGAGCAAGAAAAAAGAGGTGACCAAGTCAAATGATAACGATGAGATCATTTGCTCAGCAAAGAAGATCGTCAAGAAGTGTAACCATGCAGAATCAAACGTGGACAGTGTGTTCAGTACAATTGAGGCAGTGGCCAAAGGGACCTGGAAAGACACAGAGGAGAAGCCCAAGAAGAAGATCCAGAGCAGTCCTAGTGGTGGAAACTCTGGTGTGCCCAAAAAGAAGAGCAAGCCCAAAGTCAAGACCTTTGTCaaagacaaagaggaggagatggaggatgACAGTGGGCAGTATGCGCAGTACAGTTCCTCTGAGGTGGAGATGAAGGAAGAGACGACTGAAGTTAGTCCCAagacagaagcagaagaagcaaATATAGGAAGCACGGACCTTCAGGGCAGCATGGCACAACCCCATCACTCCCCCTGCAGCCCCTCACCTGCTAAACTCAAAGAGGAGGACAAGGGGAAGGAGAGGTCGAGTGAAGGGGCCTGTGAGTCCAACACACAGAACCGTGGCTCCAGGAAATCAGAGCGGAGCTGTAAAGGCGCATTGTATAAAACCCTCGTTTCTGAGGGAATGCTGACTTCACTGAGAGCCAATATTGACAGAG GTAAAAGAGGTGCTTTCCGTGCTTCTGATCATGATGCAAACTGGAGTGATGACAGCTGGACAGTTTCTCAGATGGGAACTAATAACCCCAAGAAACTGAAAAAGTCCAAGTCCAAAGATGAATCTTCACAGGG CCTCGGGAAACTGGAGGAGGAGTTTGAAAGGAAGTTTAACAGCCTGCCACAGTATAGCCCAATGACATTTGATAAGAAGGGGACTGCTGTcgcaaagaagaagaagaccgACAGCTCCACTGTCCAAGAGGAACTCTCAAAAGCCGGAAAAG GGCCATCTCCATCTCAGAAAAAGACTTCATTCCACAAGATTGTTAGGAAGCATAAACACAAAAAGGACAAACCAGGTGCAGTGGACAAAG TGGTACAGAGTGATTCCACCATGCTGGATTCAGCTTCTAAAGCCAAATCATGTGCCCCCGTTGCCATAATGTGCCCAGATGTCCAGGGCACCACTAGCATGGAGATGCTAGTTGGTAGCCAGAAGAGAAAGGCTAGGAAGACCAAGATCACACACTTGGTGCGCACTGCTGATGGCAGTGTGTCTCCAGCCGAGG aggACAAAACTAGGGACCTGAACCAGGAACAGGATAAGAAGCCATTACCCCAACAGAATTTATGCAATGAAAAAGGGTGCTACAGTAATCCCAgagaagaggaggcagagaagagCACCGTACCGCAAGAGCTACCTGCTTTCTTCAGCTTGGCAGCCCTCGCTGAGGTAGCAGCCATGGAAAACGTTCACAG AGGCCAGAGAGTCTTGGCTGAGAGTCAGAAGAAAGAGCTTACCCAGACTCCAGTCCTCATCTCCTGCGCTGATCAGTGA
- the LOC122888338 gene encoding HMG box transcription factor BBX isoform X3 has product MKGGGRGKEPPVAGEVTGKRPKRKCLQWHPLLSKKALDFSEEEEEEDEEELEKQPVLCGQDQGSQMQCGSTTEEVEEDSNEQRARRPMNAFLLFCKRHRSLVRQEHPRLDNRGATKILADWWAVLEPTEKQKYTDMAKEYKDAFMKANPGYKWCPTTSKPVKSPPCQPVSNPRKKVWSFSSNSSKDSTTAKKVPKTDSVPQLNFAMADPTKMGGLSMLLLAGEHALTNREIPSSTKPSLPDTASEGNSFPGDEEEMLSGTIPNRVPDITESRVKSALSPLAESSLSAAPEGKPCRQSALFQLAEMCLASEAGKMDTVVSQPEDSSSTASLQQTTVKSEIEEEKADTDDCRTFSRASALLSSVTSTSTDAIPPQLSSQNARVKNKSKKKEVTKSNDNDEIICSAKKIVKKCNHAESNVDSVFSTIEAVAKGTWKDTEEKPKKKIQSSPSGGNSGVPKKKSKPKVKTFVKDKEEEMEDDSGQYAQYSSSEVEMKEETTEVSPKTEAEEANIGSTDLQGSMAQPHHSPCSPSPAKLKEEDKGKERSSEGACESNTQNRGSRKSERSCKGALYKTLVSEGMLTSLRANIDRGKRGAFRASDHDANWSDDSWTVSQMGTNNPKKLKKSKSKDESSQGLGKLEEEFERKFNSLPQYSPMTFDKKGTAVAKKKKTDSSTVQEELSKAGKGPSPSQKKTSFHKIVRKHKHKKDKPVVQSDSTMLDSASKAKSCAPVAIMCPDVQGTTSMEMLVGSQKRKARKTKITHLVRTADGSVSPAEEDKTRDLNQEQDKKPLPQQNLCNEKGCYSNPREEEAEKSTVPQELPAFFSLAALAEVAAMENVHRGQRVLAESQKKELTQTPVLISCADQ; this is encoded by the exons ATGAAGGGCGGAGGAAGGGGTAAGGAGCCACCTGTTGCAGGGGAGGTCACTGGCAAGCGCCCCAAACGCAAATGTCTGCAGTGGCACCCACTTCTCTCCAAGAAGGCTCTGGATTTctctgaggaggaagaagaagaggatgaagaggagctggagaag CAGCCAGTGCTGTGTGGCCAGGACCAGGGGTCACAGATGCAGTGTGGAAGCACAacagaggaagtggaggaggactCGAATGAACAGCGGGCACGGCGGCCAATGAACgccttcctcctcttctgcaAACGGCACCGTTCCCTGGTGCGGCAGGAACACCCTCGCCTGGACAACCGTGGGGCGACAAAGATCCTGGCTGACTGGTGGGCTGTGCTAGAGCccacagagaagcagaaatacACTGACATGGCCAAGGAG TACAAGGATGCCTTTATGAAGGCAAACCCGGGCTACAAGTGGTGTCCCACCACCAGCAAACCAGTTAAGAGCCCTCCCTGTCAGCCAGTCAGCAACCCCCGCAAAAAAGTTTGGTCCTTCTCTTCCAACTCATCCAAGGACTCCACCACTGCCAAAAAAGTGCCCAAAACTGACAGCGTGCCACAGTTAAACTTTGCCATGGCAG ATCCTACAAAGATGGGAGGCCttagcatgctgctgttagctggggAACATGCCCTCACAAACAGAGAG ATCCCTTCCAGCACTAAACCTAGTTTACCTGACACAGCTAGCGAAGGGAACTCCTTTCCAGGGGATGAGGAAGAG ATGTTGTCTGGGACAATACCGAACAGAGTGCCTGACATTACTGAAAGCAGGGTCAAGTCTGCCCTTTCCCCACTGGCAGAG TCATCTCTTTCTGCGGCACCTGAAGGAAAACCATGCAGACAGTCCGCTCTCTTCCAGCTTGCTGAG ATGTGCTTAGCATCTGAAGCTGGAAAGATGGACACAGTCGTATCTCAGCCTGAGGACAGCTCCTCTACAGCCTCTCTCCAGCAAACTACAGTCAAGTCAGAAATCGAGGAGGAGAAAGCAGACACCGATGACTGTCGTACCTTCTCTCGCGCATCTGCCCTGCTCTCCTCTGTCACTTCTACCTCCACTGATGCCATTCCCCCACAACTCAGCAGCCAAAATGCACGTGTCAAAAACAAGAGCAAGAAAAAAGAGGTGACCAAGTCAAATGATAACGATGAGATCATTTGCTCAGCAAAGAAGATCGTCAAGAAGTGTAACCATGCAGAATCAAACGTGGACAGTGTGTTCAGTACAATTGAGGCAGTGGCCAAAGGGACCTGGAAAGACACAGAGGAGAAGCCCAAGAAGAAGATCCAGAGCAGTCCTAGTGGTGGAAACTCTGGTGTGCCCAAAAAGAAGAGCAAGCCCAAAGTCAAGACCTTTGTCaaagacaaagaggaggagatggaggatgACAGTGGGCAGTATGCGCAGTACAGTTCCTCTGAGGTGGAGATGAAGGAAGAGACGACTGAAGTTAGTCCCAagacagaagcagaagaagcaaATATAGGAAGCACGGACCTTCAGGGCAGCATGGCACAACCCCATCACTCCCCCTGCAGCCCCTCACCTGCTAAACTCAAAGAGGAGGACAAGGGGAAGGAGAGGTCGAGTGAAGGGGCCTGTGAGTCCAACACACAGAACCGTGGCTCCAGGAAATCAGAGCGGAGCTGTAAAGGCGCATTGTATAAAACCCTCGTTTCTGAGGGAATGCTGACTTCACTGAGAGCCAATATTGACAGAG GTAAAAGAGGTGCTTTCCGTGCTTCTGATCATGATGCAAACTGGAGTGATGACAGCTGGACAGTTTCTCAGATGGGAACTAATAACCCCAAGAAACTGAAAAAGTCCAAGTCCAAAGATGAATCTTCACAGGG CCTCGGGAAACTGGAGGAGGAGTTTGAAAGGAAGTTTAACAGCCTGCCACAGTATAGCCCAATGACATTTGATAAGAAGGGGACTGCTGTcgcaaagaagaagaagaccgACAGCTCCACTGTCCAAGAGGAACTCTCAAAAGCCGGAAAAG GGCCATCTCCATCTCAGAAAAAGACTTCATTCCACAAGATTGTTAGGAAGCATAAACACAAAAAGGACAAACCAG TGGTACAGAGTGATTCCACCATGCTGGATTCAGCTTCTAAAGCCAAATCATGTGCCCCCGTTGCCATAATGTGCCCAGATGTCCAGGGCACCACTAGCATGGAGATGCTAGTTGGTAGCCAGAAGAGAAAGGCTAGGAAGACCAAGATCACACACTTGGTGCGCACTGCTGATGGCAGTGTGTCTCCAGCCGAGG aggACAAAACTAGGGACCTGAACCAGGAACAGGATAAGAAGCCATTACCCCAACAGAATTTATGCAATGAAAAAGGGTGCTACAGTAATCCCAgagaagaggaggcagagaagagCACCGTACCGCAAGAGCTACCTGCTTTCTTCAGCTTGGCAGCCCTCGCTGAGGTAGCAGCCATGGAAAACGTTCACAG AGGCCAGAGAGTCTTGGCTGAGAGTCAGAAGAAAGAGCTTACCCAGACTCCAGTCCTCATCTCCTGCGCTGATCAGTGA